The Rhodococcus triatomae genome includes a window with the following:
- a CDS encoding spinster family MFS transporter — translation MSLHQTAPTTPASGTGRTTILGGALIALFLANLLNFFDRAIPAVVAEPIKIEFGLSDLQLGLITSAFTVVYAIAGLPLGRLADRAHRPKIIGAGLLVWSGLTAATGAAGNYLLFILARLGVGVGEASFTPAANSMIGDLYPADRRSRALGIFMLGLPMGLMLAYFTVGKIAESFDSWRAPFFVAAVPGVLLALVMFRMRDPERGGAEEVSATASEPVTQPIRKLLTIPTLRWLILAGLTFNFAAYAVNSFTVPLLMRQYELKLTSAAVVTGVIVGLTGLLGLLIGARYADRASATSPRARLMIGVVTSAVAAPLTALALMQNGGSVFLFTLLFALGWLLAYGFYISVYPAIHDIVVPRLRATATALFFAAMYLLGGFAGPVVVGGISDWFAERAAADAGVQEVTAFAGEGLNSALYLVPLTLALTAVFIYLATRTVGADSARMRASLTD, via the coding sequence ATGTCACTGCACCAGACCGCGCCGACCACCCCTGCCTCGGGTACCGGCCGCACCACCATCCTCGGCGGGGCGCTGATCGCGCTGTTCCTCGCCAACCTGCTCAACTTCTTCGACCGTGCCATTCCGGCCGTCGTCGCCGAACCCATCAAGATCGAATTCGGGCTCAGCGACCTGCAACTCGGGCTGATCACGTCGGCGTTCACCGTCGTCTACGCGATCGCGGGACTGCCGCTCGGCCGCCTCGCCGACCGCGCGCATCGCCCGAAGATCATCGGCGCCGGGCTGCTGGTGTGGAGCGGATTGACCGCTGCCACCGGTGCCGCCGGCAACTATCTGTTGTTCATCCTCGCCCGGCTCGGTGTCGGCGTGGGTGAGGCCAGTTTCACCCCGGCCGCCAACTCGATGATCGGTGACCTCTACCCGGCCGACCGGCGTTCCCGCGCCCTCGGAATCTTCATGCTCGGGCTCCCGATGGGGCTGATGCTCGCGTACTTCACCGTCGGTAAGATCGCCGAGTCGTTCGATTCCTGGCGCGCACCGTTCTTCGTTGCCGCTGTTCCCGGAGTGCTCCTCGCGCTCGTCATGTTCCGGATGCGCGATCCCGAACGCGGTGGGGCCGAAGAGGTGTCGGCCACCGCATCGGAGCCCGTCACGCAGCCGATCCGGAAGCTACTCACGATCCCTACCCTGCGCTGGCTGATCCTTGCGGGCTTGACCTTCAATTTCGCTGCCTATGCCGTCAATTCGTTCACCGTGCCGCTGCTGATGCGACAGTACGAGCTGAAGCTGACGTCCGCGGCGGTCGTCACCGGAGTGATCGTCGGGCTCACCGGACTGCTCGGCCTGCTGATCGGCGCCCGCTACGCGGACCGCGCATCGGCCACCTCGCCCCGCGCCCGGCTGATGATCGGCGTGGTCACCAGTGCTGTCGCGGCGCCGCTCACCGCGCTCGCGCTGATGCAGAACGGGGGCAGCGTCTTCCTGTTCACCCTGCTGTTCGCGCTCGGATGGCTGCTCGCCTACGGCTTCTACATCAGCGTGTACCCGGCGATCCACGACATCGTCGTCCCACGGCTGCGGGCCACCGCGACCGCACTGTTCTTCGCCGCGATGTATCTGCTGGGTGGGTTCGCCGGCCCGGTGGTGGTCGGCGGAATCTCCGACTGGTTCGCCGAACGCGCCGCAGCCGACGCAGGCGTGCAGGAAGTGACCGCGTTCGCGGGGGAGGGGCTCAACTCGGCGCTGTACCTGGTGCCGTTGACGCTAGCGCTCACCGCGGTGTTCATCTACCTCGCCACCCGAACCGTGGGGGCGGACTCCGCGCGCATGCGGGCGAGCCTCACCGACTGA
- a CDS encoding SGNH/GDSL hydrolase family protein yields the protein MPSVRRTAYTVTAAACLLAAAAGPAAAGPTEPLEYVALGDSAAAGPLIPDQDLTSPGCLRSHLNYPSVLAASLGAQLTDVTCSSARSAHVTSSPQATVSGPVPPQIHALSEETDLVTLTIGANDINLFATALGCLNPLPEPNGTSCADASTVDGVDRQQALVDDAAPQWGAALDEVRAHAPNAEIVVIGYGTYTRPGGCPDRQPMWPRDADYLQGVMDAVNDAMAEQTRARAMTFVDIRPVTAGHDICADPGQAHYAGAVPTESAAPLHPTALGMQAIGAHVADRLR from the coding sequence GTGCCATCCGTGCGCCGAACCGCCTACACCGTCACCGCCGCGGCGTGTCTCCTGGCCGCCGCAGCAGGCCCCGCCGCGGCGGGGCCGACGGAGCCGCTCGAGTACGTTGCGCTCGGCGACTCGGCAGCCGCGGGGCCGCTGATCCCGGACCAGGACCTCACGAGCCCCGGCTGTCTGCGCTCGCATCTGAACTATCCGTCCGTGCTCGCCGCGTCCCTGGGCGCGCAGCTCACCGACGTCACGTGCTCGTCCGCGCGCAGCGCTCACGTCACGAGCAGCCCGCAAGCCACCGTCTCCGGCCCCGTTCCGCCGCAGATCCACGCACTGAGCGAGGAGACGGACCTCGTCACCCTCACCATCGGTGCCAACGACATCAACCTGTTCGCGACCGCGCTCGGCTGCCTCAACCCGCTCCCGGAACCGAACGGGACGTCGTGCGCCGACGCGTCCACCGTCGACGGCGTCGACCGGCAGCAGGCGCTCGTCGACGACGCCGCTCCGCAGTGGGGCGCGGCGCTCGACGAGGTGCGCGCTCACGCGCCGAACGCCGAGATCGTCGTCATCGGCTACGGGACGTACACCCGGCCGGGTGGATGCCCCGACCGTCAACCGATGTGGCCACGCGACGCCGACTACCTCCAGGGCGTCATGGACGCGGTCAACGACGCGATGGCCGAGCAGACACGCGCGCGGGCAATGACATTCGTCGACATCCGTCCGGTCACCGCGGGGCACGACATCTGTGCCGACCCCGGACAGGCGCACTACGCCGGCGCCGTGCCGACCGAATCCGCGGCACCGCTGCATCCCACGGCGCTGGGAATGCAGGCGATCGGTGCCCACGTCGCCGACCGGCTCCGCTGA
- a CDS encoding PucR family transcriptional regulator, whose translation MSADKTIVLGGRPLADQLAQRTHAIVAETVDTVWTQVPFYRSLPEEAVRSDVTAIIRRNLEVFIASLRSLRPPSDDELVRVRESAGRRAEELVPLAEVLHAYHLGTEHWWAAITELAEPGDVADLGRAGALLQTHLQAATAAVLAGYGSDRATPGEDDSARRALFLALTSGTDATGTAERVGVDLPRLYWVAALHIDPHPDEQSAEVDAVVAERRKVRRLQRELDNVGRDNALSMVTSSGGGVLIPILEAEPGVDDWQNSPQYALLHRNLRDMERTIGAAVVAGVAVAAPPDVPGAYEQARAVLDVARHYGRASGAVRLRDVALEYQLTRPSAATPLLADLLSPLNSHPAVLETLESYLDAGCDRAAAATALHVHPNTVVYRLRKVATLTGLDVGSAPDLVRLVAALAARRVRE comes from the coding sequence GTGTCTGCAGACAAAACCATCGTGCTCGGTGGCCGGCCGCTGGCGGATCAGCTCGCCCAGCGCACCCACGCGATCGTGGCGGAGACCGTCGACACGGTGTGGACGCAGGTGCCGTTCTACCGGTCGCTGCCCGAGGAAGCCGTGCGCAGCGATGTCACCGCGATCATCCGACGTAACCTCGAGGTCTTCATCGCGAGCCTGCGGTCGCTGCGGCCACCGAGCGACGACGAATTGGTACGGGTCCGCGAGTCCGCGGGGCGACGGGCCGAGGAGCTGGTGCCGCTCGCGGAGGTACTGCACGCGTATCACCTCGGCACCGAGCACTGGTGGGCCGCGATCACCGAGCTCGCCGAGCCGGGGGATGTCGCGGACCTGGGGCGCGCGGGGGCGTTGTTGCAGACTCACCTGCAAGCGGCCACGGCTGCGGTGCTGGCCGGCTACGGGTCGGATCGGGCGACGCCAGGCGAGGACGACTCGGCGCGGCGCGCCCTGTTCCTGGCCCTGACGTCCGGGACGGACGCGACGGGGACGGCGGAGCGTGTGGGGGTCGACCTGCCGCGCCTGTACTGGGTGGCGGCGCTTCACATCGACCCCCATCCGGACGAGCAATCCGCCGAGGTCGATGCCGTCGTCGCCGAACGCCGCAAGGTGCGGCGGTTGCAGCGGGAGCTGGACAATGTCGGCCGCGACAACGCACTGAGCATGGTGACCAGCAGCGGTGGCGGAGTACTGATTCCGATCCTCGAGGCGGAGCCCGGCGTGGACGACTGGCAGAACAGTCCGCAGTACGCGCTACTGCATCGGAACCTGCGGGACATGGAACGGACGATCGGCGCCGCCGTGGTGGCAGGAGTGGCGGTGGCGGCGCCTCCGGATGTGCCGGGTGCATACGAGCAGGCGCGGGCCGTCCTGGATGTCGCCCGCCACTACGGCCGGGCCAGCGGCGCGGTGCGGCTGCGCGACGTCGCGCTCGAATACCAGCTCACCCGGCCGAGCGCCGCGACGCCGCTGCTCGCAGACCTGCTGTCCCCGTTGAACTCTCACCCCGCCGTCCTCGAGACCCTGGAGTCCTACCTCGACGCCGGCTGCGACCGCGCCGCCGCGGCAACAGCGCTGCACGTGCACCCGAACACGGTGGTCTATCGACTGCGGAAGGTCGCCACTCTCACCGGCCTGGACGTCGGCTCGGCGCCCGATCTGGTGCGGCTCGTCGCGGCGTTGGCGGCGCGGCGGGTGCGTGAGTGA